In the Arthrobacter sp. CDRTa11 genome, CCGCCGCCATCAGCCAAAATGCCGTTGTCGCTAACCTGGGGGGCGGCAAGAGGGACTTTGCCCAAGCAGCCATTGACACCGCGCTGGCAGTTGGGGATGCTGCCGGCGGCGGGAGCGGATCTGTTCCCTCTAACAGCGGTGCGGGCACCGCAGTCCTCGTTGGGGCCGGAGTAGTAGCGGCGGGAGGCGCTGGAGCCTACCTGTACTTCCGCAACAAGCGGAAGAAAGCCGGCCAGGCGTCCAGCGCCAGCTATGGCCCACAGGGCCAGGAGCTCGACCCGCTTGCTTCGCTCACCGTGGAGGAGCTCCGCCGCAAGAGCGGCTCCCTGCTCATCGAAGCGGACGATGCGATCAAGTCCAGCGAGCAGGAGCTGATGTTCGCCCAGGCCCAGTACGGCGATTCCGCCGTCGGGAACTTCACCAAGGCGCTGGCGGAAGCCAAGGGACACATGTCCGAGTCCTTCAAACTGCAGCAGCAGCTGGACGACCATATCCCGGACACCGAGGAGCAGCAGCGCAGCTGGCTGGGTGAAATCATCCGCCGGTCGGAGGCCGCCCTGGCATCGCTCCAGGAGCAGAAGGCCGACTTCGACTCCCTGCGGGAGCTGGAGAAAAACGCCCCGCAGGCACTGGCCGCCGTCAACGCCGGCGCACGTGAGGCCGATGCCAAGATCGCCAGCGCCGAGCAGTCGCTAACGATGCTCCGCTCCAAGTATGCAGACAGCGCCCTTGCCCAGGTGTCTGACAACATCACGCAGGCCAAAGAACGTCTGGCCTTTGTGCAGAATGCCACGGCCACGGCCCAGGAGAAGCTCGCGGAGGGCGAGGCCAGCCTTGCGGCTGTCGCCGTCCGCGCGTCCGAGGAGAGCCTGCACCAGACTAACGTCCTGCTGGACGCCATCGCCAAAGTCTCGGCAAGCCTGGATGAGGCCCGCAACGGCCTTGAGGCTGCCGTCGTCGAAACATCCCAGGACCTTGCGCAGGCGAAGGCGATGATCCAGTCGGGCGCCCACCCAGAACTGGCCGGACCTGTGGCACGGGTTGAAACTGCCCTAAGCCAGGTCAAGGCGGAAATCCAGGGCGGCAAGATCGATCCACTCGCCACCTTGGACCGTGTGGAAACAGCCCACCAGGCCCTGGACCAGGCGCTGACCGGAGTCCGTGACCAGCAGGAACAGGCCAGGCGCGCGCAGGCCTCGCTGCAGCAGACCATCATGGCGGCGCAGGCCCAGATCAGCGCCACCTCGGACTACATCACGGCACGCCGTGGCGGCGTAGGAACGGAAGCCCGAACCCGCCTTGCCGAATCGCAGCGCAACCTCGACTACGCCTTGTCCATCTCCCGCAACGACCCCGTGACCGCACTCACTTATGCACAGCAGGCCCACGCACTAGCAGCGCAGGCCGCGCAGCTTGCCCAGGCCGACGTTGATAACTTCGGTGGCTACGCCAACCAGGGTTACGGCGGCGGGGGCATGTTCGGCGGCGGCGGAGGCGGCGGCCTGGGCGGTGCCATCCTTGGCGGCATCCTGATTAACTCCATCCTCAACGGCGGCGGCGGTGGCGGATGGGGCGGTGGCCACAGCGACGGCGGTGGCTGGGGCGGAGACTCCGGCGGCGGCTTCGGTGGAGGTGACTTCGGCGGGGGCGACTTCGGCGGCGGAGACTCGGGAAGTTTCTAATCTCGTAAGGACTAAGCGCCTGCCAGCACGTGGGCAGGCGGATAGAAGCGGTACAACAACTGTTCACTGAAATCAGTGGCCACCACTGAGCAGGACGAAAGGTAACACCATGGTTAAGCAGTCCATTTTCGGCCGCATCGCGCAGCTTGCAAAGGCAAACATCAACTCTGTGCTGGACAACGCGGAGGATCCTCAGAAGATGCTGGATCAGATGGTCCGGGACTACACCAACAACATCGCGGAGGCTGAATCCGCCGTCGCGCAGACCATTGGCAACCTGCGCATGCTTGAGGATGACTACAACGAGGACATCAAGAACGCGCGCGACTGGGGCAACAAGGCCCTCGCAGCCTCCCGCAAGGCTGACGAGTACCGCAGCACCGGGCACGCCGGCGACGCCGAGAAGTTCGACAACCTTGCCAAGGTGGCCCTCCAGCGCCAGATGTCTGCCGAGAACGAAGCCAAGGGTGCCGAGCCGAGCATCTCCTCGCAGCGGGAGGTCGTGGACAAGCTGAAGACCGGCCTGGACCAGATGAAGGGCAAGCTCAACGAGCTCACCAGCAAGCGCAATGAACTTGTGGCCCGTTCCAAGACCGCAGCAGCCCAGTCGCAGGTCCACGACGCCATCAAGAGCATCGACTTTATGGATCCCACCAGCGAGGTAGGCCGCTTCGAAGAGAAGATCCGCCGCGAAGAGGCCAAGGTGCGCGGTCAGCAGGAACTTGCTGCGTCAAGCCTTGACGCCCAGTTCAACCAGCTCGAGGATCTTGGCGAACAGGTTGAGATCGAAGCCCGGCTGGCCGCGCTGAAGTCCGGCGGTAACGCCAAGCCCGCCATTGGCGCATCGGGTGCTGCCGCAGGTTCGGAATCAACAGTGGACGAAGCGGACTTCGACAAGCTCTAGCCGCAAGAACGGCCCGCAAAGGAACCGCCGGCAAAGGCGCCTGAGCGGCCACAGGAAGAATGCGAAAGCCCGGGGTTCAAAGAGAACCCCGGGCTTTGCTGTGCAGACCGGCAGGACGGCGCCGGACAGGCGCGGAGGCCGGTCAGCGGCTGACTTTGCCCATCAGCGAAGCGATGGGGCGAAGGAAGATGGGCCGGGCCAGGAACCAGGCGGCGACCATGACTGCCACCGAGGCGGCAAACACCCAGAACCCAACCCAGCCGGCGTCGTCGCTTCCACCGTACATGTGGTTCAGGTTGCGCAGGGCTCCCGTTGCCAGCACCAGAAACACATGCACGACGATGAACGCCACGAAGTAGATCATGACTGGGAAATGGATGGCACGCGCCAGCTCGATCGGATAGGCCTTGTTCAGCGCAGTGGCCTTTTTGGGCCATGCAGAAGACGTCCGAATGCCGGAGATAAAGGCAAGCGGCGCGGCGATGAAGACGGTGGCGAAATAGGTGAGCAGCTGGAGTGCGTTGTAGTTCACCCAGCCGTTCTCGGTGGGCCAGTTCAGGGAGGCGTACTGAAGGGCTGCCGACAGGGCATTGGGGAAGACATCCCAGCTGGTGGGCACGATGCGCATCCACTGTCCGGTCGCGAAGAGCAGGATGGCGAAAACAATTCCGTTAAGGATCCACAGCGCATCCAGCGTCAGGTGGAACCAGAGCTCAAGCGTGATCTTGGTGGGCGGAGTCTTGGTCTTGATCAGGCCCTTGTTATTGCGCGTCCAGTGGCCGCTGGGGCGCGTGGTGGTCCGCACCTGCCAGCCAGTGCGGATGATCAGCAGCAGGAAGAAGGCGTTGAGGAAGTGTTGCCAGGCCAGCCAGGCGGGAAAGCCCACAGGTGCACCGTCAGGAAGATCCGAATGCCCGGGATAGTCAGCGATGAAGGAAGCGACAGGAGCCAGCCCGGTTATCCACCTGGCAAGCAGGACCACCAGCACCAATGCCACGAGAGCAGCAGGCACACCCCAATAGAGCCTTGACCGCTTGCCCATCGCGGGACCGGACTTCTTCGTGGGTGTGGACATCGAACAACATTCCTTTCGAGAATGATTAACCAGCGCTCAAAAACGTGAGGCTCTGCGAAAGAGAATACTAGGAACTGCCAGCAATCGAGCAAAAAGAAGGCCCCGTCCGGCGTAACTGCCGGACGGGGCCTTTCACATGGTTGCGGGGACAGGATTTGAACCTGTGACCTCTGGGTTATGAGCCCAGCGAGCTACCGAACTGCTCCACCCCGCGTCGCTTGATCAACACTACCCTACTTTTGCGGACACTTTGTCCAGCTCCAGGGAGGTCAGCCAAAGGAGACCAGCTGCCAAAAGGGGCTGTGCGATTAAACAGAAAAGTCCGGATTCTGTTTCCAGAATCCGGACTTTCCGTCAGTTGCGGGGACAGGATTTGAACCTGTGACCTCTGGGTTATGAGCCCAGCGAGCTACCGAACTGCTCCACCCCGCGTCGCAAGATCAACTCTACCGCCCGGTGAACAGGAGGCAAAATCGAGGCGGCGTGATCTATGTCTCGGTTGATGTGCCCCAAGCCTTTGACGTGCCGAAAGTCCCTACACCGTACGAATGCAGCAGCCCGGCTACGCTCCCTGTGAGCGTGGCCGGGCTGCTGGATCTGTCTCTAATGTTGGCGGCGCCTGTCAGGTACCTGGTGAAGGTGACGGCGTTGCCGTGCCCGTTGGAGCGGGGCTTTCGGTGGGAGTGGCAGCCGGCGAGGGGGCAGCCTCCGGGGCGGTCACCACAATCCTTCCTTCGGCCTCCAGGGCCCTCTGGAGCGCCGCAGCGAGCTTCTTCTGCTCTTCTCCATAGGCAGCGAAGTCACCCGCGGCGAGTGCGGCCTGGCCGGCCTGGATTGCGGCGTTCGCTTCTTCCAACGCGGCCTTCAGGTCAGCCTTGGCGTCCGCGCCGACAACAGGTGGAGTGCCACCTGGAGCGGGGGGAGCCTGGCCGTTGTTATCGGAATCACCGGCTGCCGCCCCTGAATCCCCACCGAACAGCTGCTTGAGGGCTTCGTCCAGGGTGGGCGCGAAGCCAACCTTGTCACCGAAAGCCACCAGCACACGCTGGAGGGTGGGATACGACGTCTCACCGGTGGACTTGAGGTAAACCGGCTGGACGTAGAGGATGCCGCCGCCCACAGGGAGGGTGAGGAGGTTGCCGTTCAGGACGTCGGAGGCGCCCTGACGCAGCAGGTTCAGCGCCTGCGAGACAGTGGGGTCGGAATTGAACTTATTCTGCGCCTGACCGGGACCTGGGACCTGCGTCTCCGGCGGGATCTGCAGAAGCCTCAGCTTTCCGTAGGACTCCGCCTTCACGCCCTTTTCATTTCCGGCATCGGAGTCGGCTGCAAGGAAGCCGTACAGGACGTTCCGCGCATTCCCGTTCACGATCTGCGGAATGAAGGACGACGTCAGCTGGAATGCCGGCGTCTCCTGGTCCGGCATCTGCAGTGACATATAGAACGGCGGCTGCTTGACATCCGTTGCCGAGTCCGCAGTGGGATCTGCCGGCACGCTCCATACTTCATCACTCTTGTAGAAACTCGTCGGATCGGTCACGTGGTAGCGGCCCAGCAGCTCGCGCTGAACCTTGAACAGGTCCTCCGGGTAGCGGACGTGGCTCATAACGTCAGCCGACATTTCCGAGAAGGGCTTCAGCGACGTCGGGAAGACGTTCTGCCACGCCTTTAGGAGCGGATCCTGATCGTCCCAGGCATAGAGGGTTACCGAGCCATCGTAAGCGTCAACCGTTGCCTTGACCGAGTTCCTGATGTAGTTGACGGAGCTGTTTGGCAGGGCCACAGCGCGTCCGGAAGTGGTCTGGGAATCGGTGGTGGCCTCGGACAGCTGTTCCTGCTGCGAGTACGGGTAGTACTGGCTGGTGGTGTAGCCGTCAACGATCCACTTCACGCGGCCATCCACAACAGCCGGGTAAGCGTTTCCGTCCACCGTCAGGTAGGGGGCCACTTTCTGGACCCGCTCGCGGGGATTGCGTTCGTAGAGAATCTGGGACTCTTCATTGACGCCGTCCGAAAGCAGCAGATCCGAGGACTGGAACTTGATGGAGTAGAGGACCTTATTGAAGAAGCTGCCCACGTTGGGGCCGCCGTTGCCTTCGAAGGTGTACTGCGTCTCCCCCTCGCCTTCCCTTCCCGAAGGCCTGTCCTGCTCCCTGCTCGGAGCACCATCCGGAGCCCCAACTATGGAGTATTCCGGGGAGGTTTCGCCGAAGTAGATCCTGGGTTCATAGGTGGAATCGTCCCCAAGCACACCCGTGGATGGGATGCCGGACTGAAGGAACTCAGGCTTTCCGTCAACCGTGAACTTGTTGCCCTTCGCCGCCACAACGCCGTAACCGTGCGTGTAGACCACGTGCTGGTTCAGCCACCCCTGCTGGTTGGCCGCGACGTTTTCGGGATTCAGCTCGCGAACCGCAATAACGGTGTCTTGGATTTTGCCGTCCACCTCATAGCGGTCAACGTTCAGTGCCTCGGGGAACTGGTAATAAGGGCGGTACTGCTCCAGCTGCGAAAACGCATCCGAGATCAGGTTCGGATCCAGGAGGCGGATGTTGGCAGTGGTTTGGGCGTCGGGGGCCAGGGCGCCGGTGCTGGCTGTGTTGGTGGCGTTGTACCGGTCCACCTGGATCTTGTCGAGGCCGTACGCGGCACGGGTCATCTCGATGTTGCGCTTAATGTACGGGTTCTCCAGGGTCTGCTCGGAAGGCCGGACCTGGAACTGCTGGATGACCCACGGATATACACCTCCGGCAAGGATGGAGGTGATGATCAGCATTGCCGTTCCGATGACCGGCAGGCGCCAGCGGCCAATAACTGCTGCAACGATGAAGAGGATTGCCACCAGTACGGCGGCGACAGCCAGAATGGCCTTGGTGGGGATGACCGCGTTCACATCCGTGTAGAGGGCACCCGCCCAGCGGCCTCCGTTGTTCTGCACGGACGAAAACCGGTCCAGCCAAAAGTTGACACCCAGGAGGATAAGGAAAGCGGCGCCCGTGACGGCCAGGTGGATCTGGGCGGCGCGGCTGGTGAAGATACCCCGTTCCATCAGCCGGATGCTGCCGTACAGGTAGTGGGTCAGGATCCCGGCGATGCCGGCGATCACCACCACACTGATCAGGAAACCTGTGATGAATCCAAGGAACGGAAGCGTCATGAGATAAAAACTGATGTCCATGTTGAAGACCGGATCATTCTGGCCAAACTGTTCCTGGTTAAAGAACAGCAAGACGCGCTGCCACTGGCTCGCAGCGGCACTGCCTGCGAACAACCCGAACACCAAGGGCAGGCCAATCATGACAACCCGACGGACAGGTTCAAGCTGCGCCTGATACCGGTTCAGGTTGTCCCGGATTTCCGAATCCGGCGCGTAGACGGGCCGGGCATGGTACGCGATCCGCACGGCAAAAAAGACGGCAAGGAACATGATGGTGAAGCCGGCCACGAAGATCCCAATGCGTGCCAGGTTTTCGGTCAGGAACACTTCGAAGAATCCGAGTTGCCTGTACCAGAGGACGTCAGTCCACACATTGGCGAAGAAGATAAACCCCACCACGACAAGCGCAACGACTATCAGTGTGGGCGTCAGGGCGCCGCGTCTGGTGGAAGGTCTGCCGGGAGGGATGGGGCTGGTGGGACGGGACAAACTCGGTACCTCATAGCTGGTCGTCAGTTGTACATTCGAAGCATGCGTGCGAGCGACGTCCGGCACCAGTCAAGCCTGTGGCAACGTCCGTCATATCTGCCACGAGTGGCGGTAAAGCTTAGTTCCTGGCCTTAGTCTAGTTGCTGGAGCAGGCGGGCAGGGCTGACGTGTCCTGGCCCGAAGCGGCGGTTTCGACGGCACGGCGCGCCTCTGCCAGATTCTCCACCCTGACCACCTGGAGCCCGTCGGGAATATTCCCTACTACCGCCTCACAATTGGCGGCGGGGGCAAGGAACAGGGTGGCTCCCCCGGCCCGTGCGCCGTCCATTTTTTGGCGGATGCCACCGATGGGTCCCACCACACCGTCCGGGTTGATGGTGCCGGTCCCGGCGATGTGTTTGCCTCCGGTCAGGTCTCCCGGCGTCACGGTGTCGATAATGCCCAGCGAGAACATCAGCCCGGCGCTGGGACCGCCCACCTTGTCGAGGGAGATCTTTACGTCAAACGGGAACGTAAACCGGTACTGGAGCATGACTCCCAGAATGTACCGGCCCGCACCGTTGTCCACGGGCGTGATGGTCTGAGCCACGTCACCGCCTGCGCGCTCCACAACAACAGCGGCGGGCGCCCCCTTGCCTGCCGCCAGTTCTTCCTGGATGACGGCAAGGGACGTGACCGGCTTGCCGTTGATGGACTTGAAAATGTCGCCCTCTTCGATTTTGCCCTCAGACGGTGACCCGTCTGAGAGGCCGGCGGACTGGAGCTGCTGGCCGAAGGGGATCTCCAGCTCCTTCAGTGCGGCAGCGATGGCGTTCTCCTGGGAGGTTGCCATGGCCACCGTGCTTTGCTCGTCAGCCTCTTCCTTGCTTGTTCCGCTGGGATAGATCAGTTCCTCGGGATATACGGCCTTTGACCGGTCAAGCCAGCCGGCAAAGGCGCCCAGAATGCTTACCGGGCCGTTAGGCCCGCCGTCGACATAGACAGTGGTCAGGTCCAGGTTCCCACTGGCGGGATAGCTTTCGCGGCCCGAAACGCTTATCACCGGCGCGCCCTGCGCCTGGCCCAGTGTGTTGAAGGTGGGGCCGGGTGACTCAACCACATATGGCACCGGGACAGTCCCCGCAGCGATTCCAAGTCCCAGAGCCAGCAATCCAGAGAGCGTCATCACAGAGACTTTGTTGTCCCGCCGCGGTGGATTGGGCGTCTCCCACCACTCTTGGTCAAGGTCAGGTGATGAGCTGGGTGGTTGTGCTGCGGCAGGCACTCCGGATACCGCTGCGGTGCCAGGGTCGAGGCTGGCAGCGTGGTCCTCTGATGGGTGTTCGCCACGGGTCGTAGTCACTGAACCAACACTACGCGGTGCCACGCTGCCCGGGCTCTTTGCCTACAGCGAACGGGGCCCCTGTCCGGCAGACAGCCGCCCCTGCCCGGGGTAGCGTGAAGTTGAACAGTCACACCGACGATCGGCGGGATCATGACCTCCAACCCACTCAATCCATCCAATGGCGACGATGCGCCAAAGGATCCGTTGACAGAAATGCTGCAGAACCTGATGGGCGGCAAAGGCATGGAAAACATCGACCCCGCCGAACTCGCGAAGGCAGCCGGACTGCCGGACGACCCCAATCTCCTGGCCCAGATGTTTTCCCAGGTGCAGGCCATGATGAGCGCCCCTTCCGAAGGTCCGGTGAACTGGCAGCTCGCGCACGAGAATGCGCGCAGGGTTGCGGCCAGCAGCGCCGATCCGTCCGTGACGTCCCAGCAGTCCCGTGAAGTTGACGAGGCGTTGCGCCTGGCCGAGCTGTGGCTTGATCCCGTTACAGACCTTCCGGCCACGGGCCTGATTGGCCGCGCCTGGTCCCGCGCGGAGTGGGTGGAGGCAACACTGGGCACCTGGAAGCGGCTCACCGAACCGGTGGCAAACAGCATCGCCAACGCGCTCTCCAACGCCATGACTGAGCAGATGCCCGAGGAAATGAAATCCATGATGGGCGGCGCCTCTTCGATGCTGCAGAACATGGGCGGGGCGATCTTTGGGATGCAGCTTGGGCAGGCGATCGGCGCACTGTCGGCTGAGGTGGTCAGCTCCACGGACATCGGGGTTCCGCTGGCCGACCTGGAAATGGCCCTGTTGCCCGCGAACGTCGCAAAATTCGGTGAAGGCCTGAGCGTCCCGGAGAATGACATCCGCCTGTTCCTCGCCGTCCGTGAGGCAGCCCATGCACGCCTGTTTGTGCAGGTTCCGTGGCTTCGCGGCCACCTGCTGAGTGCCATCGAGGCCTACGCGCGCGGGATCCACATCGATACCTCCAGGATCGAAGAGCTGGCCCGGGATCTTGACCCCAGCAACCCGGAAGGCATCCAGGAGGCGCTGTCCCAGGGAGTCTTTATGCCCCAGCGCACGCCGGCCCAGGACCAGGCCCTCGAAAAACTCGAGACAGCCCTCGCCCTGGTTGAGGGGTGGGTGGACGAACTGACCGCAGCGGCCACCGAGAACGTGCTTCCGTCGGCGGGTGCCCTCCGCGAGACGGTCCGCAGGCGCCGGGCCACCGGAGGCCCGGCTGAGCACGCCTTCTCATCACTGGTGGGGCTGGAGCTGCGTCCCCGGAGGCTGCGGGAGGCCGCCACCCTCTGGGCGAACCTCAAGGACGAGCGGGGCATCGAAGGCCGGGACGCCATCTGGCACCACCCCGATCTGCTTCCCACCGCCGAAGATCTGGACGATCCCAAGGGGTTCGGCGGCCGCCGCAAGCTTGCCGAGGCCAGCGACAGCGAGGTTGATGATGCACTGCAGAAGCTTCTGAACGGCGGTTTTGATGCCGCCCCGGATCCCGAAGCGGCAGGAACATCCGGCCCGGAGGATGAGTCCGGCGAAAGTCCCAACAAACCCGAAGATTCGGACGAGGATTCAGGTGAGGGCGGCCGCCCCGGGAACTAG is a window encoding:
- a CDS encoding zinc-dependent metalloprotease — translated: MTSNPLNPSNGDDAPKDPLTEMLQNLMGGKGMENIDPAELAKAAGLPDDPNLLAQMFSQVQAMMSAPSEGPVNWQLAHENARRVAASSADPSVTSQQSREVDEALRLAELWLDPVTDLPATGLIGRAWSRAEWVEATLGTWKRLTEPVANSIANALSNAMTEQMPEEMKSMMGGASSMLQNMGGAIFGMQLGQAIGALSAEVVSSTDIGVPLADLEMALLPANVAKFGEGLSVPENDIRLFLAVREAAHARLFVQVPWLRGHLLSAIEAYARGIHIDTSRIEELARDLDPSNPEGIQEALSQGVFMPQRTPAQDQALEKLETALALVEGWVDELTAAATENVLPSAGALRETVRRRRATGGPAEHAFSSLVGLELRPRRLREAATLWANLKDERGIEGRDAIWHHPDLLPTAEDLDDPKGFGGRRKLAEASDSEVDDALQKLLNGGFDAAPDPEAAGTSGPEDESGESPNKPEDSDEDSGEGGRPGN
- a CDS encoding PDZ domain-containing protein; its protein translation is MTTTRGEHPSEDHAASLDPGTAAVSGVPAAAQPPSSSPDLDQEWWETPNPPRRDNKVSVMTLSGLLALGLGIAAGTVPVPYVVESPGPTFNTLGQAQGAPVISVSGRESYPASGNLDLTTVYVDGGPNGPVSILGAFAGWLDRSKAVYPEELIYPSGTSKEEADEQSTVAMATSQENAIAAALKELEIPFGQQLQSAGLSDGSPSEGKIEEGDIFKSINGKPVTSLAVIQEELAAGKGAPAAVVVERAGGDVAQTITPVDNGAGRYILGVMLQYRFTFPFDVKISLDKVGGPSAGLMFSLGIIDTVTPGDLTGGKHIAGTGTINPDGVVGPIGGIRQKMDGARAGGATLFLAPAANCEAVVGNIPDGLQVVRVENLAEARRAVETAASGQDTSALPACSSN
- a CDS encoding TPM domain-containing protein, translating into MLSKFKRTLAVIGLTGLLAAPAAAAWAEPPVTIPSGTNVVDNANVLGSRKGEVQEAVQKLLKDHKYNLYVVTVDSFTDPADPKEWSQTVATTKGMGRADVILAMSDDGKYYFSPNSASPISSKTAAISQNAVVANLGGGKRDFAQAAIDTALAVGDAAGGGSGSVPSNSGAGTAVLVGAGVVAAGGAGAYLYFRNKRKKAGQASSASYGPQGQELDPLASLTVEELRRKSGSLLIEADDAIKSSEQELMFAQAQYGDSAVGNFTKALAEAKGHMSESFKLQQQLDDHIPDTEEQQRSWLGEIIRRSEAALASLQEQKADFDSLRELEKNAPQALAAVNAGAREADAKIASAEQSLTMLRSKYADSALAQVSDNITQAKERLAFVQNATATAQEKLAEGEASLAAVAVRASEESLHQTNVLLDAIAKVSASLDEARNGLEAAVVETSQDLAQAKAMIQSGAHPELAGPVARVETALSQVKAEIQGGKIDPLATLDRVETAHQALDQALTGVRDQQEQARRAQASLQQTIMAAQAQISATSDYITARRGGVGTEARTRLAESQRNLDYALSISRNDPVTALTYAQQAHALAAQAAQLAQADVDNFGGYANQGYGGGGMFGGGGGGGLGGAILGGILINSILNGGGGGGWGGGHSDGGGWGGDSGGGFGGGDFGGGDFGGGDSGSF
- a CDS encoding cytochrome b/b6 domain-containing protein — translated: MSTPTKKSGPAMGKRSRLYWGVPAALVALVLVVLLARWITGLAPVASFIADYPGHSDLPDGAPVGFPAWLAWQHFLNAFFLLLIIRTGWQVRTTTRPSGHWTRNNKGLIKTKTPPTKITLELWFHLTLDALWILNGIVFAILLFATGQWMRIVPTSWDVFPNALSAALQYASLNWPTENGWVNYNALQLLTYFATVFIAAPLAFISGIRTSSAWPKKATALNKAYPIELARAIHFPVMIYFVAFIVVHVFLVLATGALRNLNHMYGGSDDAGWVGFWVFAASVAVMVAAWFLARPIFLRPIASLMGKVSR
- a CDS encoding PspA/IM30 family protein, which translates into the protein MVKQSIFGRIAQLAKANINSVLDNAEDPQKMLDQMVRDYTNNIAEAESAVAQTIGNLRMLEDDYNEDIKNARDWGNKALAASRKADEYRSTGHAGDAEKFDNLAKVALQRQMSAENEAKGAEPSISSQREVVDKLKTGLDQMKGKLNELTSKRNELVARSKTAAAQSQVHDAIKSIDFMDPTSEVGRFEEKIRREEAKVRGQQELAASSLDAQFNQLEDLGEQVEIEARLAALKSGGNAKPAIGASGAAAGSESTVDEADFDKL
- a CDS encoding UPF0182 family protein; the protein is MSRPTSPIPPGRPSTRRGALTPTLIVVALVVVGFIFFANVWTDVLWYRQLGFFEVFLTENLARIGIFVAGFTIMFLAVFFAVRIAYHARPVYAPDSEIRDNLNRYQAQLEPVRRVVMIGLPLVFGLFAGSAAASQWQRVLLFFNQEQFGQNDPVFNMDISFYLMTLPFLGFITGFLISVVVIAGIAGILTHYLYGSIRLMERGIFTSRAAQIHLAVTGAAFLILLGVNFWLDRFSSVQNNGGRWAGALYTDVNAVIPTKAILAVAAVLVAILFIVAAVIGRWRLPVIGTAMLIITSILAGGVYPWVIQQFQVRPSEQTLENPYIKRNIEMTRAAYGLDKIQVDRYNATNTASTGALAPDAQTTANIRLLDPNLISDAFSQLEQYRPYYQFPEALNVDRYEVDGKIQDTVIAVRELNPENVAANQQGWLNQHVVYTHGYGVVAAKGNKFTVDGKPEFLQSGIPSTGVLGDDSTYEPRIYFGETSPEYSIVGAPDGAPSREQDRPSGREGEGETQYTFEGNGGPNVGSFFNKVLYSIKFQSSDLLLSDGVNEESQILYERNPRERVQKVAPYLTVDGNAYPAVVDGRVKWIVDGYTTSQYYPYSQQEQLSEATTDSQTTSGRAVALPNSSVNYIRNSVKATVDAYDGSVTLYAWDDQDPLLKAWQNVFPTSLKPFSEMSADVMSHVRYPEDLFKVQRELLGRYHVTDPTSFYKSDEVWSVPADPTADSATDVKQPPFYMSLQMPDQETPAFQLTSSFIPQIVNGNARNVLYGFLAADSDAGNEKGVKAESYGKLRLLQIPPETQVPGPGQAQNKFNSDPTVSQALNLLRQGASDVLNGNLLTLPVGGGILYVQPVYLKSTGETSYPTLQRVLVAFGDKVGFAPTLDEALKQLFGGDSGAAAGDSDNNGQAPPAPGGTPPVVGADAKADLKAALEEANAAIQAGQAALAAGDFAAYGEEQKKLAAALQRALEAEGRIVVTAPEAAPSPAATPTESPAPTGTATPSPSPGT